In Cupriavidus taiwanensis, the following proteins share a genomic window:
- a CDS encoding OPT family oligopeptide transporter, producing the protein MLRVDRIADDVSLPELTLRGIILGALITVVFTASNIYLGLKVGLTFSSAIPAAVISMAVLRLFPGANILENNMVQTQASAAGTLSSIIFILPGLVMLGHWQGFPFWQTLAICAAGGMLGVVFSIPLRHAMVVQSELPYPEGVAAAEILRVGSAAPAGAAPGRKPQATGLADLMAGGLVAGLFSFAAGGLRVLAEGANFWLSAGASVVRLSMGFSLALVGAGYLVGIVGGLAMLLGLVLTWGVAVPWLTAVTPRPDGATLSAFGTMVWSQQARFIGAGTIGIAAIWTLLSLARPMLYGIRASFGALQAGPAGQGSVPRTQQDMPAKWIGLVMLALLAVLVTVFAWFLAPAPLGGGARWRLVVYAVVFAFIFGFLVAAACGYMAGLVGSSASPISGIGIIAVILVSLLILLAGQADGLLATPEGGKFAIALAIFTTSAVVAVASIANDNLQDLKTGWLVGATPWRQQVALLIGCVVGAAVIPPVLELLYNAYGFAGALPRAGMDPNQALAAPQATLMTAIATGIFTHQLNWTMILIGIGLGVVLIAIDEVLRRRGGAARLPVLAVGIGIYLPPTISSALVVGAVLSWLLLRAERRRATARGDDVRLALEHAERRGTLLASGLIVGESLVGVMLAAVIGLSGSDAPLAVVGGGFEATAQWLGLAVFVLVCVGFYRRVLAAAH; encoded by the coding sequence ATGCTACGTGTCGATCGTATCGCCGACGACGTTTCCCTGCCTGAACTGACCCTGCGCGGCATCATCCTCGGTGCGCTGATCACGGTCGTGTTCACCGCCTCCAATATCTACCTGGGCCTGAAGGTCGGCCTGACCTTCTCGTCGGCGATCCCCGCGGCGGTGATCTCGATGGCCGTGCTGCGGCTTTTCCCCGGCGCCAACATCCTGGAAAACAACATGGTGCAGACCCAGGCCTCGGCCGCGGGCACCCTGTCGTCGATCATCTTTATCCTGCCCGGGCTGGTGATGCTGGGCCACTGGCAAGGCTTCCCGTTCTGGCAGACGCTGGCGATCTGCGCGGCGGGCGGCATGCTGGGCGTGGTGTTCAGCATTCCGCTGCGCCATGCCATGGTGGTGCAGAGCGAGCTGCCTTATCCCGAGGGCGTGGCCGCGGCGGAAATCCTGCGCGTGGGCAGCGCCGCCCCGGCCGGCGCTGCACCGGGCCGGAAGCCGCAGGCGACCGGTCTGGCCGACCTGATGGCCGGGGGGCTGGTCGCGGGATTGTTCAGCTTCGCCGCCGGCGGGCTGCGCGTGCTGGCCGAGGGCGCCAATTTCTGGCTGTCGGCGGGCGCCTCGGTGGTGCGGCTGTCGATGGGCTTCTCGCTGGCGCTGGTGGGCGCGGGCTACCTGGTCGGCATCGTTGGCGGGCTGGCCATGCTGCTCGGGCTGGTGCTGACGTGGGGCGTCGCGGTGCCGTGGCTGACCGCGGTCACGCCGCGCCCGGACGGCGCCACGCTGTCGGCCTTCGGCACCATGGTGTGGAGCCAGCAGGCGCGCTTTATCGGCGCCGGCACCATCGGCATCGCCGCGATCTGGACGCTGCTGTCATTGGCCAGGCCCATGCTGTATGGCATCCGCGCCTCGTTCGGCGCGCTGCAGGCCGGCCCGGCGGGGCAGGGCAGCGTGCCGCGCACGCAGCAGGACATGCCGGCGAAGTGGATCGGGCTGGTGATGCTGGCGCTGCTGGCGGTGCTGGTGACGGTGTTCGCCTGGTTCCTCGCACCGGCGCCGCTGGGTGGCGGGGCGCGCTGGCGCCTGGTGGTCTACGCGGTGGTATTCGCCTTCATCTTCGGCTTCCTGGTGGCGGCGGCGTGCGGCTATATGGCCGGACTGGTGGGCTCGTCGGCCAGCCCGATCTCGGGCATCGGCATCATCGCCGTGATCCTGGTGTCGCTGCTGATCCTGCTGGCGGGCCAGGCCGACGGCCTGCTGGCCACGCCCGAGGGCGGCAAGTTCGCGATCGCGCTGGCGATCTTCACCACCTCCGCTGTGGTGGCGGTGGCGTCCATCGCCAACGACAACCTGCAGGACCTGAAGACCGGCTGGCTGGTCGGCGCCACGCCGTGGCGCCAGCAGGTGGCGCTGCTGATCGGCTGCGTGGTCGGCGCCGCGGTGATTCCTCCAGTGCTCGAGCTGCTCTACAACGCCTATGGCTTCGCCGGCGCGCTGCCGCGCGCCGGCATGGACCCGAACCAGGCGCTGGCCGCGCCGCAGGCGACACTGATGACCGCGATCGCCACCGGCATCTTCACCCACCAGCTCAACTGGACCATGATCCTGATCGGCATCGGGCTGGGCGTGGTGCTGATCGCCATCGACGAGGTCCTGCGCCGCCGTGGCGGCGCGGCGCGGCTGCCGGTGCTGGCGGTGGGCATCGGCATCTACCTGCCGCCGACGATCAGCTCGGCGCTGGTGGTGGGGGCGGTGCTGTCGTGGCTGTTGCTGCGCGCCGAGCGCCGCCGCGCCACCGCGCGCGGCGACGACGTGCGGCTGGCGCTGGAACACGCCGAACGGCGCGGCACGCTGCTGGCGTCCGGCCTGATCGTCGGCGAAAGCCTGGTCGGCGTGATGCTGGCCGCGGTGATCGGCCTGTCAGGCAGCGATGCCCCGCTGGCCGTGGTCGGTGGTGGGTTTGAAGCGACCGCGCAGTGGCTGGGCCTGGCGGTGTTCGTGCTGGTGTGTGTGGGCTTCTACCGGCGCGTGCTGGCGGCGGCGCACTGA
- a CDS encoding NUDIX domain-containing protein, with translation MSAATQSPAATGGNPPRKVTEVAVGVLVQPDGRFLLAQRPAGKPYEGYWEFPGGKLEPGESVEAALARELHEELGLDVTQCERWHILEHDYPHAYVRLHFCKVTAWQGEPVGREGQAFSWQGTPVTVGPLLPATIPVVAWLDEEARNG, from the coding sequence ATGAGCGCGGCGACGCAGAGCCCTGCCGCCACCGGCGGCAACCCGCCGCGCAAGGTGACCGAGGTGGCGGTCGGCGTGCTGGTGCAGCCCGACGGCCGCTTCCTGCTGGCGCAGCGTCCGGCCGGCAAGCCCTACGAAGGCTACTGGGAATTCCCCGGCGGCAAGCTGGAGCCGGGCGAGTCGGTGGAGGCAGCGTTGGCGCGCGAGTTGCATGAAGAGCTAGGGCTTGATGTCACGCAATGCGAGCGTTGGCACATCCTGGAACATGACTACCCGCACGCCTATGTGCGGCTGCATTTCTGCAAGGTCACGGCCTGGCAGGGCGAGCCCGTCGGCCGCGAAGGCCAGGCGTTCTCGTGGCAGGGCACGCCGGTGACGGTGGGGCCGCTGCTGCCGGCCACCATTCCCGTGGTGGCGTGGCTGGACGAGGAAGCGCGCAACGGCTGA
- a CDS encoding ATP-binding protein, with protein sequence MSDLAARLDNFLARLEQWLPPQLSDADWQEAVAFRWRKRQSLFGNIGYLQPVRQLPPIHLDDLKNIERQKDAIVGNTRQFVQRLPANNVLLTGARGTGKSSLIKACLNAFVRDGLRLVEVDKDDLGDLGDIVELVSQRPERFVIFCDDLSFEEGESGYKSLKSALDGSVAAQSDNVLIYATSNRRHLLPEYMKDNESYRHTDDGEIHPGEVVEEKISLSERFGLWLSFYPPKQDEYLAIVGHWLRHFGCTDEDIAAARGDALVWALERGSRSGRVAWQFARDWGGKHGKPYIADVAGDAKA encoded by the coding sequence ATGTCTGACCTCGCCGCCCGCCTCGACAACTTCCTCGCCCGACTCGAACAATGGCTGCCGCCGCAACTGAGCGACGCGGACTGGCAGGAGGCGGTCGCGTTCCGCTGGCGCAAGCGCCAGAGCCTGTTCGGCAATATCGGCTACCTGCAGCCGGTGCGCCAGCTGCCGCCGATCCACCTGGACGACCTGAAAAACATCGAGCGCCAGAAGGATGCCATCGTCGGCAATACGCGCCAGTTCGTGCAGCGCCTGCCCGCCAACAACGTGCTGCTGACCGGCGCGCGCGGCACCGGCAAGTCGTCGCTGATCAAGGCCTGCCTCAATGCCTTCGTGCGGGACGGGCTGCGGCTGGTCGAGGTCGACAAGGACGATCTCGGTGACCTGGGCGATATCGTCGAGCTGGTCTCGCAGCGGCCCGAGCGCTTCGTGATCTTCTGCGACGACCTGTCGTTCGAGGAAGGCGAGTCGGGCTACAAGTCGCTCAAGTCGGCGCTGGATGGCTCGGTCGCGGCGCAGTCGGACAACGTGCTTATCTACGCCACGTCGAACCGGCGGCACCTGCTGCCGGAGTACATGAAGGACAACGAGAGCTACCGCCACACCGACGACGGCGAGATCCATCCCGGCGAAGTGGTGGAAGAGAAGATCTCGCTGTCCGAGCGCTTCGGGCTGTGGCTGTCGTTCTACCCGCCCAAGCAGGACGAGTACCTGGCCATCGTCGGTCACTGGCTGCGGCACTTCGGCTGCACCGACGAGGACATCGCCGCCGCGCGCGGCGATGCGCTGGTGTGGGCACTGGAGCGCGGCTCGCGTTCGGGCCGGGTGGCCTGGCAGTTCGCGCGCGACTGGGGCGGCAAGCACGGCAAGCCGTACATCGCCGATGTTGCCGGGGACGCCAAGGCATGA
- the argJ gene encoding bifunctional glutamate N-acetyltransferase/amino-acid acetyltransferase ArgJ, with product MPVNLPLPQAENLKSVAGVELGWAEAGIRKANRKDVLVVRVAEGSTVAGVFTSNRFCAAPVQVCREHLAAADKAGKGIRALVVNTGNANAGTGEQGLANARATCDALAAQLGIEAGQVLPFSTGVILEQLPMDRLLAGLPAAIANARADNWLAAAEAIMTTDTQPKVASRTVQIDGKTVTLSGISKGAGMIRPNMATMLGFIAMDAAVAQPVLQALVTHAADNSFNSITIDGDTSTNDSFVLISTGKSGAVIDRAEGPAFDALREAVTGLAQELAQMIVRDGEGATKLMTIRVEGGKDVAECRQIAYAVAHSPLVKTAFYASDPNLGRILAAVGYAGVDDLDVGRVNLWLDDVWVARDGGRNPDYREEDGQRVMKQAEITVRIALGRGNAEATVWTCDLSHDYVSINADYRS from the coding sequence ATGCCCGTCAATCTTCCGCTGCCCCAGGCAGAGAACCTGAAATCCGTCGCCGGCGTGGAGCTCGGCTGGGCCGAGGCGGGTATCCGCAAGGCCAACCGCAAGGACGTGCTGGTGGTGCGCGTGGCCGAAGGCAGCACCGTGGCCGGCGTCTTCACCAGCAACCGCTTCTGCGCCGCGCCGGTGCAGGTGTGCCGCGAGCACCTGGCGGCTGCGGACAAGGCCGGCAAGGGCATCCGCGCGCTGGTGGTCAATACCGGCAATGCCAATGCCGGCACCGGCGAACAGGGCCTGGCCAATGCCCGCGCCACCTGCGACGCGCTGGCCGCGCAACTGGGCATTGAGGCCGGCCAGGTGCTGCCGTTCTCGACCGGCGTGATCCTCGAGCAGCTGCCGATGGACCGCCTGCTGGCCGGGCTGCCCGCCGCCATCGCCAACGCCAGGGCCGACAACTGGCTGGCCGCCGCGGAAGCGATCATGACTACCGACACCCAGCCCAAGGTCGCGTCGCGCACGGTGCAGATCGACGGCAAGACCGTCACGCTGTCCGGCATCAGCAAGGGCGCCGGCATGATCCGCCCGAACATGGCGACCATGCTGGGCTTCATCGCCATGGATGCCGCCGTGGCGCAGCCGGTGCTGCAGGCACTGGTGACGCACGCCGCCGACAACTCCTTCAACAGCATCACCATCGATGGCGATACCTCGACCAACGATTCGTTCGTGCTGATCTCCACCGGCAAGTCGGGCGCCGTGATCGACCGCGCCGAAGGTCCGGCCTTTGACGCGCTGCGCGAAGCGGTGACGGGCCTGGCGCAGGAGTTGGCGCAGATGATCGTGCGCGATGGCGAAGGCGCGACCAAGCTGATGACCATCCGCGTCGAAGGCGGCAAGGACGTGGCCGAGTGCCGCCAGATCGCCTATGCGGTCGCGCATTCGCCGCTGGTCAAGACCGCGTTCTATGCCTCGGACCCCAACCTGGGCCGCATCCTGGCCGCAGTGGGCTACGCCGGCGTGGATGATCTCGATGTCGGCCGCGTCAACCTGTGGCTGGACGATGTCTGGGTCGCCCGCGACGGCGGCCGCAATCCCGACTACCGCGAGGAGGACGGCCAGCGCGTAATGAAGCAGGCCGAGATCACCGTGCGCATCGCGCTCGGCCGCGGCAATGCCGAAGCCACCGTGTGGACCTGCGACCTGTCGCACGACTACGTGTCGATCAACGCCGACTACCGTTCCTGA